In a genomic window of Streptomyces koelreuteriae:
- the ilvC gene encoding ketol-acid reductoisomerase, translating into MAELFYDADADLSIIQGRKVAVIGYGSQGHAHALSLRDSGVDVRVGLHEGSKSKAKAEEQGLRVVSPSEAAAEADVIMILVPDPIQAQVYEEHIKDNLNDGDALFFGHGLNIRFDFIKPPAGVDVCMVAPKGPGHLVRRQYEEGRGVPCIAAVEQDATGNGFALALSYAKGIGGTRAGVIKTTFTEETETDLFGEQAVLCGGTAALVKAGFETLTEAGYQPEIAYFECLHELKLIVDLMYEGGLEKMRWSISETAEWGDYVTGPRIITDATKAEMKKVLAEIQDGTFAQQWMDEYHGGLKKYNEYKTQDSEHLLETTGKELRKLMSWVDEEA; encoded by the coding sequence GTGGCCGAGCTGTTCTACGACGCCGACGCCGACCTGTCCATCATCCAGGGCCGCAAGGTCGCGGTCATCGGGTACGGCAGCCAGGGCCACGCCCACGCGCTGTCGCTCCGTGACTCGGGTGTCGACGTCCGCGTCGGTCTGCACGAGGGCTCCAAGTCCAAGGCCAAGGCCGAGGAGCAGGGCCTGCGCGTGGTGAGCCCGTCGGAGGCCGCCGCCGAGGCCGACGTCATCATGATCCTCGTCCCGGACCCGATCCAGGCCCAGGTCTACGAGGAGCACATCAAGGACAACCTGAACGACGGCGACGCGCTGTTCTTCGGGCACGGCCTGAACATCCGCTTCGACTTCATCAAGCCCCCGGCCGGCGTGGACGTCTGCATGGTCGCCCCGAAGGGCCCGGGCCACCTGGTCCGCCGCCAGTACGAGGAGGGCCGCGGCGTTCCGTGCATCGCCGCCGTCGAGCAGGACGCCACGGGCAACGGCTTCGCGCTGGCCCTGTCGTACGCCAAGGGCATCGGCGGCACCCGCGCCGGCGTCATCAAGACGACCTTCACCGAGGAGACCGAGACCGACCTCTTCGGCGAGCAGGCCGTTCTCTGCGGTGGCACCGCCGCTCTGGTCAAGGCGGGCTTCGAGACCCTGACCGAGGCCGGCTACCAGCCGGAGATCGCCTACTTCGAGTGCCTGCACGAGCTGAAGCTGATCGTGGACCTCATGTACGAGGGCGGCCTGGAGAAGATGCGCTGGTCGATCTCCGAGACCGCCGAGTGGGGCGACTACGTCACCGGCCCGCGGATCATCACGGACGCCACCAAGGCCGAGATGAAGAAGGTCCTCGCCGAGATCCAGGACGGCACCTTCGCCCAGCAGTGGATGGACGAGTACCACGGCGGTCTGAAGAAGTACAACGAGTACAAGACCCAGGACTCCGAGCACCTGCTGGAGACCACCGGCAAGGAGCTGCGCAAGCTCATGAGCTGGGTCGACGAGGAGGCGTGA
- a CDS encoding TetR/AcrR family transcriptional regulator, with protein sequence MGHREDLLEGAKRCLLAKGFMRTTARDIVKESGTNLASIGYHYGSKDALVAEAYLSLVGELSDAFEGEKPGGSEAEPGSLERFQEVWSNIIGTMRGPGSMWRLSMEIVAMGDQLPVVRDHLAQQQRDAERALVALFMGVREEDIPDKTLDTLGRFYTTLMTGLIAQWNFDPERAPDADALTDGLRQVIEAADRT encoded by the coding sequence ATGGGACACCGTGAGGATCTGCTCGAGGGCGCCAAGCGCTGCCTGTTGGCGAAGGGGTTCATGCGCACGACCGCGCGCGACATCGTCAAGGAGTCGGGGACCAACCTGGCTTCGATCGGCTATCACTACGGCTCGAAGGACGCGCTGGTCGCGGAGGCGTATCTGTCGCTGGTCGGTGAGCTCTCCGACGCCTTCGAGGGGGAGAAGCCCGGGGGGAGCGAGGCCGAGCCCGGCTCGCTGGAGCGGTTCCAGGAGGTGTGGTCCAACATCATCGGGACCATGCGGGGGCCCGGTTCGATGTGGCGCCTCAGCATGGAGATCGTGGCCATGGGGGACCAGCTGCCCGTGGTGCGCGACCATCTGGCGCAACAGCAGCGGGATGCCGAGCGTGCCCTGGTCGCGCTCTTCATGGGGGTCCGTGAGGAGGACATCCCGGACAAGACCCTGGATACGCTCGGCAGGTTCTACACGACGCTGATGACGGGGCTCATCGCACAGTGGAACTTCGACCCCGAGCGTGCGCCGGACGCCGACGCGCTCACCGACGGGCTGCGCCAGGTCATCGAGGCCGCTGACCGGACGTGA
- a CDS encoding ABC transporter ATP-binding protein — translation MESEPLLSVRELRIAFDGVEAVRGLSFDVLPREVLGIVGESGAGKSLTARALLGMTPRGATTGGTITPDLSAHRGRRISLVPQDALSALSPVHPVGDQLAAAVRSVTGASRKEARARAVAALDRVGIPDAARTARAYPHEYSGGMRQRAVIAMATINEPDLVIADEPTTALDEERRDQVLRLLAEQREAVGAALVLVTHDLDAVAAHADRVLVMYAGRLTELGPAEEVLARPRAPYTAGLLASLPQHAPPGRRLPALRGTPPAPGALPPGCAFAPRCPLAADPCHTTEPEPRQVAGRLVACHRHEELPHPATELFMKEGQPA, via the coding sequence TTGGAGTCTGAGCCCCTGCTGTCCGTGCGCGAGCTGCGGATCGCCTTCGACGGGGTCGAGGCCGTGCGCGGTCTCTCCTTCGACGTGCTGCCGCGTGAAGTCCTGGGAATCGTCGGCGAGTCAGGAGCGGGCAAGTCCCTCACGGCCCGCGCGCTCCTCGGCATGACGCCGCGCGGCGCGACCACCGGCGGGACGATCACCCCGGACCTCTCCGCCCACCGCGGCCGCCGTATCTCCCTCGTCCCGCAGGACGCCCTGTCCGCCCTCTCCCCCGTGCACCCGGTCGGCGACCAACTCGCCGCCGCTGTACGGTCGGTGACCGGGGCCTCCCGCAAGGAGGCCCGGGCCCGGGCGGTCGCGGCCCTGGACCGCGTAGGCATCCCGGACGCGGCACGCACGGCACGGGCGTATCCGCACGAGTACTCCGGCGGCATGCGACAGCGCGCCGTGATCGCCATGGCCACGATCAACGAGCCCGACCTCGTCATCGCCGACGAGCCCACCACCGCCCTCGACGAGGAGCGCCGCGACCAGGTCCTGCGGCTGCTCGCCGAGCAGCGGGAGGCGGTCGGCGCCGCGCTCGTCCTGGTCACCCACGACCTGGACGCCGTGGCGGCCCACGCGGACCGGGTGCTGGTCATGTACGCCGGCCGCCTCACCGAACTCGGCCCGGCGGAAGAGGTACTGGCCCGCCCCCGCGCCCCCTATACGGCCGGCCTGCTGGCGTCCCTCCCGCAGCACGCTCCCCCGGGCCGCCGCCTGCCCGCCCTGCGCGGCACCCCGCCCGCCCCGGGCGCGCTCCCGCCGGGCTGCGCCTTCGCCCCGCGCTGCCCGCTCGCCGCGGACCCCTGCCACACGACGGAACCGGAGCCCCGGCAGGTGGCCGGACGCCTGGTCGCCTGCCATCGCCATGAGGAACTCCCCCACCCCGCGACGGAGTTGTTCATGAAGGAGGGACAACCGGCATGA
- a CDS encoding ATP-binding cassette domain-containing protein: MTDPLLDVRDLVVRYGQVTAVDGVSFSLAPGETLALNGPSGCGKSSTALAVLQLRRPAGGEVHFEGRELTSLPEHELRPLRPRMQPVFQDPYGSLSPRHRIRDAVAEPLKVQGRWRPTAGPARVAELLDRVGLDPAYGDRRPHELSGGQCQRAGIARALACEPRLLVLDEPVSSLDPSVRAGVLNLLADLQDDLGLGYLFICHDRALVRHFADRVIEMREGRLTSGQRPR, from the coding sequence ATGACCGATCCCCTGCTCGACGTCCGCGACCTGGTCGTCCGCTACGGCCAGGTCACCGCCGTGGACGGCGTCTCCTTCTCCCTGGCCCCCGGAGAAACCCTCGCCCTGAACGGCCCGTCCGGCTGCGGCAAGTCCTCCACGGCCCTCGCGGTGCTCCAGCTCCGCCGCCCGGCCGGAGGTGAAGTCCATTTCGAGGGGCGGGAGTTGACGTCCCTCCCGGAACACGAACTGCGTCCGCTGCGTCCCCGTATGCAGCCCGTCTTCCAGGACCCGTACGGCTCGCTGAGCCCCCGCCACCGCATCCGGGACGCCGTCGCCGAACCGCTGAAGGTCCAGGGCCGCTGGCGCCCCACGGCCGGGCCCGCCCGGGTGGCCGAACTCCTCGACCGGGTCGGCCTCGACCCCGCGTACGGCGACCGCCGGCCGCACGAACTCTCCGGCGGCCAGTGCCAGCGTGCCGGCATCGCCCGCGCCCTGGCCTGCGAACCACGCCTGCTGGTCCTCGACGAGCCGGTGTCGTCGCTCGACCCGTCGGTGCGGGCGGGCGTACTGAACCTGCTGGCCGACCTCCAGGACGACCTGGGCCTCGGCTACCTGTTCATCTGCCACGACCGAGCGCTCGTACGGCACTTCGCGGACCGGGTGATCGAGATGCGCGAGGGCCGCCTCACGTCCGGTCAGCGGCCTCGATGA
- a CDS encoding MFS transporter, whose translation MTTNPTPPARAGRREWTALGVLMLPLLLVSMDVSVLYFAVPAISADLEPSATQQLWIFDIYGFVLAGLLMTMGSLGDRIGRRRLLLFGAAAFGAASLVAAYANSAETLIAARAVLGIGGATLMPSTMALVRTMFTDPAQRTKAIGVWSGVMTAGIALGSVMSGVLVEHFWWGSVFLVNLPAMALLLVLGPFLLPESRNPHPGRFDRLSVPLSMAAVLPVIYGLKELASQGWDVRYAMSVSVGLVFAALFVHRQRTAVSPLISPELFRARGFGPAVVLNLVAAFGMMGSAYFTTQYIQSVLDMGPLEAALWSLLPSVPIGLAAVAGAQLVQRGVPRAHVVGGGFAVTACGYVLLALAGTDSLWLLLAACAVLASGVVVVMSQVADLALNAAPVEKAGAASSLLETGTEFGGALSMAFLGSIGTAVYRHEIPASAPAPARETLGGALAVADRLPGRAGDALATAAREAFTSGMHAAAITSAVLLVGAAVAATVLLRRVPEKENAGRADQLSPSGV comes from the coding sequence ATGACGACGAACCCCACCCCTCCGGCCCGTGCCGGCCGCCGTGAATGGACGGCGCTCGGCGTGCTGATGCTGCCGTTGCTGCTGGTCTCGATGGACGTCTCCGTCCTGTACTTCGCGGTCCCCGCGATCAGCGCCGACCTGGAGCCGAGCGCCACCCAGCAGCTCTGGATCTTCGACATCTACGGCTTCGTCCTGGCCGGCCTGCTGATGACCATGGGCTCCCTCGGCGACCGCATCGGCCGCCGCAGGCTCCTGCTGTTCGGCGCCGCCGCCTTCGGCGCGGCCTCCCTGGTGGCGGCCTATGCGAACAGCGCCGAGACCCTGATCGCCGCCCGGGCGGTCCTCGGCATCGGCGGCGCGACACTGATGCCCTCGACGATGGCGCTGGTGCGCACGATGTTCACCGACCCCGCGCAGCGCACCAAGGCGATCGGCGTGTGGTCGGGGGTGATGACGGCCGGCATCGCGCTCGGCTCGGTGATGAGCGGTGTGCTGGTCGAGCACTTCTGGTGGGGCTCGGTCTTCCTGGTCAATCTGCCCGCGATGGCACTGCTCCTGGTCCTCGGGCCCTTCCTGCTGCCCGAGTCGAGGAACCCGCACCCCGGCCGCTTCGACCGGCTGAGCGTTCCGCTGTCGATGGCGGCGGTGCTCCCCGTGATCTACGGCCTGAAGGAACTCGCGTCGCAGGGCTGGGACGTGCGGTACGCGATGTCGGTGTCCGTCGGCCTGGTCTTCGCCGCGCTCTTCGTCCACCGCCAGCGCACGGCGGTGTCCCCGCTGATCTCACCGGAGCTGTTCCGGGCCCGCGGTTTCGGCCCGGCCGTCGTCCTCAACCTCGTCGCCGCCTTCGGCATGATGGGCTCGGCGTACTTCACGACGCAGTACATCCAGTCGGTCCTGGACATGGGCCCCCTGGAGGCGGCGCTGTGGAGCCTGCTGCCGTCGGTGCCGATCGGGCTGGCGGCCGTGGCCGGCGCGCAGTTGGTGCAGCGGGGCGTTCCCCGCGCGCATGTCGTCGGCGGAGGCTTCGCGGTCACCGCGTGCGGCTATGTGCTGCTGGCCCTGGCCGGGACGGACTCGCTGTGGCTGCTGCTCGCCGCGTGCGCCGTTCTGGCCTCCGGCGTGGTCGTCGTCATGTCGCAGGTGGCGGACCTGGCCCTGAACGCCGCCCCGGTGGAGAAGGCGGGCGCGGCCTCGTCCCTGCTGGAGACGGGCACCGAGTTCGGCGGCGCGCTGAGCATGGCGTTCCTGGGCTCCATCGGTACGGCCGTCTACCGCCACGAGATCCCGGCCTCGGCGCCCGCCCCGGCCCGCGAGACCCTGGGCGGCGCCTTGGCCGTCGCCGACCGGCTGCCGGGGCGCGCGGGAGACGCCCTGGCGACGGCGGCCCGCGAGGCCTTCACCAGCGGTATGCACGCGGCGGCGATCACCAGCGCGGTGCTGCTGGTGGGAGCGGCGGTGGCCGCCACGGTGCTCCTGCGGCGGGTCCCCGAAAAGGAAAACGCCGGACGGGCTGATCAGCTCAGCCCGTCCGGCGTCTGA
- the ilvN gene encoding acetolactate synthase small subunit, producing the protein MSKHTLSVLVENTPGILARIAALFSRRGFNIDSLAVGVTEHPDISRITIVVGVEDLPLEQVTKQLNKLVNVLKIVELEPSQAVQRELVLVKVRADNETRSQIVEIVQLFRAKTVDVSPEAVTIEATGSGEKLSAMLKMLEPYGIKELVQSGTIAIGRGARSITDRSLRALDRSA; encoded by the coding sequence ATGTCCAAGCACACGCTCTCCGTCCTGGTGGAGAACACGCCCGGCATCCTCGCCCGGATCGCCGCCCTGTTCTCCCGCCGCGGCTTCAACATCGACTCGCTCGCCGTCGGTGTCACCGAGCACCCCGACATCTCCCGCATCACCATCGTCGTGGGGGTGGAGGACCTGCCGCTGGAGCAGGTGACCAAGCAGCTCAACAAGCTCGTCAACGTGCTCAAGATCGTCGAGCTGGAGCCGTCGCAGGCGGTGCAGCGCGAACTCGTTCTGGTGAAGGTGCGCGCCGACAACGAGACGCGCTCCCAGATCGTCGAGATCGTCCAGCTGTTCCGCGCCAAGACCGTCGACGTCTCCCCGGAGGCCGTCACCATCGAGGCCACCGGATCCGGCGAGAAGCTCTCCGCCATGCTCAAGATGCTGGAGCCGTACGGCATCAAGGAGCTGGTCCAGTCCGGCACGATCGCGATCGGCCGCGGCGCCCGCTCCATCACGGACCGGTCGCTGCGCGCCCTGGACCGGTCGGCGTAA
- a CDS encoding acetolactate synthase large subunit yields the protein MPMTEQATGAHHPQPRPRSGGHSAPEQVTGAQSLIRSLEEVGADTVFGIPGGAILPAYDPLMDSTRVRHVLVRHEQGAGHAATGYAQATGKVGVCMATSGPGATNLVTPIADAHMDSVPLVAITGQVASKAIGTDAFQEADIVGITMPITKHNFLVTKAEDIPQIIAQAFHIASTGRPGPVLVDIAKDALQAKTTFSWPPAMDLPGYRPVTKPHAKQIREAAKLITQARRPVLYVGGGVLKARATAELKVLAELTGAPVTTTLMALGAFPDDHPQHLGMPGMHGSVAAVTGLQKADLIVALGARFDDRVTGKLDSFAPFAKIVHADIDPAEIGKNRAADVPIVGDAREVIADLIQAVQKEHSEGQQGDYSAWWKDLSRWRDTYPLGYDQPDDGSLSPQHVIQRIGQLAPEGTIFAAGVGQHQMWAAHFIEYDKPGTWLNSGGAGTMGYAVPAAMGAKAGAPERAVWAIDGDGCFQMTNQELTTCALNNIPIKVAVINNGALGMVRQWQTLFYNQRYSNTVLHSGPEDINPQARGTRVPDFVKLSEAMGCYAIRCESPDDLDKVIEEANSINDRPVVVDFIVHEDAMVWPMVAAGTSNDEIMAARDVRPDFGDNEDD from the coding sequence ATGCCGATGACCGAGCAGGCCACCGGGGCCCACCACCCGCAGCCCCGGCCCCGATCCGGAGGACACTCCGCCCCCGAGCAGGTGACGGGCGCGCAGTCCCTCATCCGCTCTCTCGAGGAGGTCGGCGCCGACACGGTATTCGGCATTCCCGGCGGTGCGATCCTTCCGGCCTACGACCCGCTGATGGACTCCACCAGGGTGCGCCACGTCCTGGTCCGGCACGAGCAGGGCGCCGGTCACGCCGCCACCGGCTACGCGCAGGCCACCGGCAAGGTCGGCGTCTGCATGGCCACCTCGGGGCCCGGCGCGACCAACCTGGTCACCCCGATCGCCGACGCGCACATGGACTCCGTGCCGCTGGTCGCGATCACCGGCCAGGTGGCGTCCAAGGCGATCGGCACGGACGCCTTCCAGGAGGCGGACATCGTCGGCATCACCATGCCGATCACCAAGCACAACTTCCTCGTCACCAAGGCCGAGGACATCCCGCAGATCATCGCGCAGGCCTTCCACATCGCCTCCACCGGCCGCCCCGGACCGGTCCTGGTCGACATCGCCAAGGACGCCCTCCAGGCGAAGACCACCTTCTCCTGGCCGCCCGCCATGGACCTGCCCGGCTACCGCCCGGTGACCAAGCCGCACGCCAAGCAGATCCGCGAGGCAGCCAAGCTGATCACCCAGGCCAGGCGTCCCGTGCTGTACGTCGGCGGCGGCGTGCTCAAGGCCAGGGCCACCGCCGAGCTGAAGGTCCTCGCCGAGCTCACCGGCGCGCCCGTCACCACCACCCTGATGGCGCTCGGCGCGTTCCCCGACGACCACCCCCAGCACCTGGGCATGCCCGGCATGCACGGCTCGGTGGCCGCCGTCACCGGTCTGCAGAAGGCGGACCTGATCGTCGCCCTCGGCGCCCGCTTCGACGACCGCGTCACCGGCAAGCTGGACAGCTTCGCCCCCTTCGCCAAGATCGTCCACGCGGACATCGACCCGGCCGAGATCGGCAAGAACCGCGCCGCCGACGTGCCGATCGTCGGAGACGCCCGCGAGGTCATCGCCGACCTGATCCAGGCCGTCCAGAAGGAGCACAGCGAAGGCCAGCAGGGCGACTACAGCGCCTGGTGGAAGGACCTGAGCCGCTGGCGCGACACCTACCCGCTCGGCTACGACCAGCCCGACGACGGCTCGCTCTCCCCGCAGCACGTCATCCAGCGCATCGGCCAGCTCGCCCCCGAGGGCACGATCTTCGCGGCGGGCGTCGGCCAGCACCAGATGTGGGCCGCCCACTTCATCGAGTACGACAAGCCGGGCACCTGGCTGAACTCCGGCGGCGCCGGAACCATGGGCTACGCCGTCCCCGCCGCCATGGGCGCCAAGGCCGGTGCCCCTGAGCGGGCCGTCTGGGCCATCGACGGCGACGGCTGCTTCCAGATGACCAACCAGGAACTCACCACCTGCGCCCTGAACAACATCCCGATCAAGGTCGCCGTCATCAACAACGGCGCCCTCGGGATGGTCCGCCAGTGGCAGACCCTCTTCTACAACCAGCGGTACTCCAACACGGTCCTGCACTCCGGCCCGGAGGACATCAACCCGCAGGCCCGCGGCACCCGCGTCCCCGACTTCGTGAAGCTGTCGGAGGCCATGGGCTGCTACGCCATCCGCTGCGAGTCCCCGGACGACCTCGACAAGGTCATCGAGGAGGCGAACTCCATCAACGACCGCCCCGTCGTCGTCGACTTCATCGTCCACGAGGACGCGATGGTCTGGCCGATGGTCGCCGCCGGCACCTCCAACGACGAGATCATGGCCGCCCGGGACGTCCGCCCCGACTTCGGCGACAACGAAGACGACTGA
- the serA gene encoding phosphoglycerate dehydrogenase yields the protein MSSKPVVLIAEELSPATVDALGPDFEIRHCNGGDRAELLPAIADVDAILIRSATKVDAEAIAAANKLKVVARAGVGLDNVDVSAATKAGVMVVNAPTSNIVTAAELACGLLLATARNIPQANAALKNSEWKRSKYTGVELAEKTLGVVGLGRIGALVAQRMSAFGMKVVAYDPYVQPARAAQMGVKVLSLDELLEVSDFITVHLPKTPETLGLIGDEALRKVKPSVRIVNAARGGIVDEEALYSALKEGRVAGAGLDVYAKEPCTDSPLFEFDQVVATPHLGASTDEAQEKAGIAVARSVRLALAGELVPDAVNVQGGVIAEDVKPGLPLAERLGRIFTALAGEVAVRLDVEVYGEITQHDVKVLELSALKGVFEDVVDETVSYVNAPLFAQERGVEVRLTTSSEASEHRNVVTVRGTLADGEEVSVSGTLAGPKHLQKIVAVGEYDVDLALAEHMVVLRYEDRPGVVGTVGRILGEAGINIAGMQVSRAAVGGEALAVLTVDDTVTAGVLAEVAAEIGTTSARSVNLV from the coding sequence GTGAGCTCGAAACCCGTCGTACTCATCGCTGAAGAGCTGTCGCCCGCAACCGTCGACGCGCTTGGCCCGGACTTCGAGATCCGGCATTGCAACGGCGGGGACCGAGCCGAGCTGCTCCCGGCCATCGCCGATGTCGACGCGATCCTGATCCGTTCGGCCACCAAGGTCGACGCCGAGGCGATCGCCGCGGCGAACAAGCTCAAGGTCGTCGCACGAGCCGGCGTCGGCCTGGACAACGTGGACGTCTCCGCCGCCACCAAGGCCGGCGTGATGGTCGTCAACGCCCCCACCTCGAACATCGTGACCGCCGCCGAGCTGGCCTGCGGTCTGCTGCTCGCCACCGCCCGCAACATTCCGCAGGCCAACGCCGCGCTGAAGAACAGCGAGTGGAAGCGCAGCAAGTACACCGGCGTCGAGCTGGCCGAGAAGACCCTCGGCGTCGTCGGCCTCGGCCGCATCGGTGCCCTCGTCGCCCAGCGCATGTCGGCCTTCGGCATGAAGGTCGTCGCCTACGACCCCTATGTGCAGCCGGCCCGCGCCGCGCAGATGGGCGTCAAGGTGCTGTCGCTGGACGAGCTGCTCGAGGTCTCCGACTTCATCACCGTCCACCTCCCGAAGACGCCCGAGACCCTCGGTCTGATCGGCGACGAGGCACTGCGCAAGGTCAAGCCGAGCGTGCGCATCGTCAACGCCGCGCGCGGCGGGATCGTCGACGAGGAGGCGCTGTACTCCGCCCTCAAGGAGGGCCGGGTCGCCGGTGCCGGTCTCGACGTGTACGCGAAGGAGCCCTGCACGGACTCCCCGCTCTTCGAGTTCGACCAGGTCGTCGCCACCCCGCACCTCGGTGCCTCCACGGACGAGGCGCAGGAGAAGGCCGGTATCGCCGTCGCCCGCTCGGTGCGGCTCGCCCTCGCCGGTGAGCTCGTCCCGGACGCGGTGAACGTGCAGGGCGGTGTCATCGCCGAGGACGTCAAGCCGGGCCTGCCGCTCGCCGAGCGTCTCGGCCGGATCTTCACGGCGCTCGCCGGTGAGGTCGCGGTCCGCCTCGACGTCGAGGTGTACGGCGAGATCACCCAGCACGATGTGAAGGTGCTGGAGCTGTCCGCCCTCAAGGGTGTCTTCGAGGACGTCGTCGACGAGACGGTGTCCTATGTGAACGCCCCGCTGTTCGCGCAGGAGCGCGGGGTCGAGGTGCGCCTGACCACCAGCTCCGAGGCGTCCGAGCACCGCAATGTCGTCACCGTGCGCGGCACCCTCGCCGACGGCGAGGAGGTGTCGGTCTCCGGCACGCTGGCCGGCCCGAAGCACCTCCAGAAGATCGTCGCGGTCGGGGAGTACGACGTCGACCTCGCGCTCGCCGAGCACATGGTCGTGCTGCGGTACGAGGACCGTCCGGGTGTCGTCGGCACCGTGGGCCGCATCCTCGGCGAGGCGGGCATCAACATCGCCGGCATGCAGGTCTCGCGGGCCGCGGTCGGCGGCGAGGCGCTGGCGGTGCTGACCGTGGACGACACGGTGACCGCCGGGGTGCTGGCCGAGGTGGCGGCGGAGATCGGTACGACCTCCGCTCGTTCCGTGAACCTGGTCTGA